Genomic segment of Umezawaea sp. Da 62-37:
GCCGCCCGCGACGCCCGCCAGGACGCGATCATGGTCTCGCGCAGGATCATCCAGCCCGCGGCCATCACCTCGGGCGCGGGGGAGTGCAGGGCCACCGGCGGGGCCAGCATCCCGAACTCCCGCTCCACCTGCCGGTACACCGCGCGGGTGAGCCCGTCCGCCGCGCCGAACCCGACGGGCACGACGTACCGGACCTGCTGGAGCGACCTGCGCAACGCCTTGCCGAGGACTACCGGGCTCACGTCGTGCCCCTCCGCGTGGGGTGGGTGGGATCGGACCTTGGTGGCGGCGCCGTCACCGGGCCGCGTGCACGGTCACCGGCAGCCCGCCGCGCAGCCGCAGCGACAGCATCGGCTCGGCCGCCACCTTGTGCCCCGGCTCCTGGACCAGGCGCAGGTCGCGGGCCACCATGGCGAGGACGAACGTGGCCTCCAGCAGACCCAGGTTGTTGCCGACGCAGAACCTGGGTCCGGCGCCGAACGGGATGTAGGAGTACCTCGGCCGCGCCGCCGACCGGTCGCGGTCGAACCGGTCCGGGTCGAACACCTCGGGCCGCGGCCAGTAGTCGGGGTGCCGGTGCAGGGTGTACGGGCAGATCAGCACGTCCGACCCGGCGGGCACGTGGTAGCCGCCGATCACGTCGTCGGCGCGGGCGATCCGGGTCAGGATCCACACCGGCGGGTACAGCCGGACGGACTCCTGGAGCACCGCGGCGGTGTAGGTCAGCCGGTGCAGGTCCTCGTACCGGGGCGGCCCGTCGCCGAGCACCTCGACCGCCTCGCGGTGCAGCCGCTCCCACACCTCGGGGTGTCGGCCCGCCAGGTGGAACGACCAGCCGAGCGTGCTCGCGGTGGTCTCGTGGCCCGCGAGCAGGAGCGTGATCAGCTCGTCGCGCATCCGCCGCCTGCCCACCGCCGGGTCGGCCTCGCCGCGGGTCGACTCGATGAGCCGGGCCAGCACGTCGTCGCCGTCGGTCGGATTGGCGTCGCGGTGGCGGACCAGCCAGTCGACCGCCCCCTGGAGGTCCTTGCGCGCCCGCTTGAACCGCACCTGCTTGGGCAGCGGGACCCACGAGGGGATCATGTTCAGCGACACCATCTCGAACATCGCCTGGTCCTGCACGGCCTCGAACGACCGGCCCAGCGTCGGGAACCCGCCGAGGTCGGCGTCGAGCAGGGTGCGGCTGAGCACCCTGATGGTCAGGTCGGTCAGCTCGTGCAGGATGTTCACCGGCCCGTGGCCGATGTGCGCGCGCAGCCGTGCGACCAGGGCGCCCGCCTCGTCGGCGACGACCTCGGCCTGGCTCGCCAGCCGCTTGGTCTGGAACACCGGCGCGATGACCCGGCGCTGAGCCCGCCACAGGTCGCCGTCGCTGGTGAGCAGCCCGTCGCCGAGTACGCGCTTGGCCTGCATCAGGCCGATGCCCTTGGTGTAGTTGTCCGCGTTGTCGGCCAGCACGTGCTTGGCGTGGTCGGGGTGGTTGAACAGGTAGAGCGTCTTGGGGCCGATGGCGATCCGCACCGCGTCGCCGTACTCGTCGGCGGCGGAGGTGACCAGGCTGAGCCGGTCGCGGATCAGCTGGACGAGCAGGCTCGGCGTCCGCCGCACCGGCGGGCCGGGAGGTGTCCGGCGGTCCGCGGCCCGCGGGTCGGTGGCGGTCACGGTTCACTCCGCGCGGTGCTGATCAGCACGGCGGCGATGCGCTGCCGCCAGACCTCGTACGCGGGTGTCCCGTCGTCCGCGTCGCCCCCGGGCTTGGTCTCCTGGCAGATCCGGTCGGCGCGCTCCGGGGTGACGCCGCAGAGCACGCGGGTCGCCAGCCCGGTGTACGGGGTGGTCAGGTCGGCGATCACCCGCGCGGAGGCCGCGAACGCGCTGCCCTGTGCGAGCTGCGGGCGGCAGTCGCCCGCGCGCTCGACGAGGGAGCGCAGCTCCCCCTCGTCCGCCCCGCCCGCGTAGGTCGCGGCCAGTCCGACGCCCGCGAACAGGTCGGGCCTGCGGTCGGCGTCGAACCGGTCGACCATGTTGGCCACGATCGTCACGTCGCTCCCGCCGACGAACCACAGCGCCCGGCCGATGCCCTGGTCGATGGCGCGCGCGGCGTACCAGGCGGGCCCGTCGGCGGGCCAGCCGAAGTCCTGTTCGCGGAACTGCCGCCGCACGTACTTGTCGGTCTCGAAGTACGCCTGGTGGAACCCGTAGCCGTCGTGGACCAGCCAGCGGAGCATGCGGTCGGTCACCCCGCCGGTCGTCGCGGCCCAGCGGGACCTCGGCACCTTGGCCAAGGCCCAGCCCACGCCGACGCAGGTCATGTAGGTGTGGGGTTCCGCCGGGCCCGCGAGGAAGTCGGCGACGTGGTGGTGGTGCCCGAACGGCAGGCCGTCGCGGATGGCGTACGCCATGCCCGCGCCCTCGTAGGCGAAGCCCCGCAGCGGGGACTCGACGGTGTCGAGGTTCCGCTCGGCCTCGTCGACCGAGGCGGCCTCGGCGGCGTACCCGAAACCGGTGAGGAAGGTGCCGCCCGCGGCCTCCAGCGCCTCCCTGGACGCTTGGTCCTTCTCCGGGAAGCCGCGGACCGCCAGGTGCGTCTCGGACATGTTCGGTGTGAGGACGCGCCGCCGAGCCCTACCCGCGATGCTGGCCAATGTTCCTCCTCGGCGAACGGGAACCGTTCGACGTCGTCCCCGATCCGGCAGGTCGTGTCCAAGGTGTCGCGATTCCGCCGCGGAGTGTTCTCGGAGCGTGCGGCGATCGGACGATTCACCCGCGGGGTCCCGGTCCGCACACCGCAAGGTGGAAGGTGCCGTTCCCGGTGGGAACTGGAACTCTCCGGACGAGAGGGCACCCGCGACCAGGGCGATCGGTGATGGCGAGAGGACATGCGGACAGTGACCGTCGACGAAACGCATCGCGGGACCGCGGGCGCCAGGCAGTGGGCCGGGCTGGCCGTGCTGACCCTGGCCGTCCTGATGGTCACCTTCGACATGTTCGTGCTGCTGCTCGCACTGCCGGGGCTGTCGGCCGACCTGCGGCCCAGCGCGGTGGAACAGCTCTGGATACTCGACGTCTACGGGTTCGTGGTGGCCGGTTTCCTGGTCACGATGGGCATGCTGGGCGACCGGATCGGCAGGCGGAAGCTGCTGGTGATCGGCGCCGCGTGCTTCGCGGTGGCGTCGCTGGCCTCGGCGTTCGCCACCAGTCCCGCCATGCTCATCGCGCTGCGCGCCCTGCTGGGCGTCGCCGGGGCGACCCTGGCCCCCTCGTCGCTCGCGCTCATCACCACCATGTTCCGGGACGCCCGGCAGCGCGGCGTCGCCGTCGGCGTGTGGGCGGCCGGGTTCACGGTCGGCGCGATGCTCGGCCCCATCGTGGGCGGGGTGCTGCTCGCGCACTTCTGGTGGGGCTCGGTGTTCCTGATCGGCGTGCCGGTGATGGTCCTGCTGCTCGTGCTGTGCCCCGTGCTGGTGCCGGAGTTCAAGAACCCCGACGCGGGCAGGCCGGACGTCGCCAGCGCGGTGCTGTCGCTGGGCGCGATGGTGGCCGTGACCTACACGCTCAAGCAGACCGCCCGCTACGGCTGGCACCCGCTGCCCGTCGTGGTCGGTGCCGCGGGGCTCGGGCTCGGCTGGCTGTTCGTCCGCCGCCAGCGCCACCTGGCCGATCCGGTGGTGGACATCGCGCTGTTCCGCGACCGGTCGTTCAGCGTCATGCTGACCGGTCTGCTGCTGTTCGGCGTGGTCGGCGGCGTGAGCATGATGTTCATCACCCAGTTCCTGCAATCCGTGTCCGGGCTGACCCCGCTGCGGGCCGCGTTCTGCATGGTCCCCGGCATGGTGGCGGGCGTGATCGGCACGACCGTCGCACCGGTGCTGGGCCAGCGGATCCGGCCCGCGCTCCTGATCGGGCTGGGGGTGCTCGGGGTCGCCCTGGGGTACGTCGTCTTCACCTGGCTCGACGCGGACTCCAGCCCCGCCGTGCTGATCGCGGGCTTCGTGATCATCGGCCTGTGCCAGGGGCCGATGCTGTCGCTGGGCGTGAACATGGTGGTCGGCGCGGCCCCTCCGGAGAAGGCGGGCTCGTCGTCCTCGATGGCGCAGATCGCCAACGAGACGGGCGCCTCGCTCGGCGTCGCGATCATGGGGAGCGTCGGGGCCGCCGTGTACGTCGCCCGGCTGGCGCCCGACCTGCCCGCGGGACTGCCCGGTCCCGCCGCGGCCGCCGCCCAGGAGAGCATCGCGCGAGCCGTGGCCATCGCGCCGGACCTGCCCCCGGAACAGGCCACCGCGCTCCTCGCCGCCGCGCGGGAGGCCTTCGCCGACGGCATGAACGTCTTCGCGGCCGTCAGCGTCGCCGTCCTCGCCGCGGTGGCGGTCCTCGTCATGATCATGCTCAGGCACGTTCCCCCGACCGCGCAACGGGAAGCGACTCCCGAGGCGGCCCAGGAGGGCCTCGCGGCGGGCTAGCTGTTGAGCGCTGACCCGGTGGGGATTGCGGTCCCCGCACTAGGCGTTGAGC
This window contains:
- a CDS encoding cytochrome P450, producing MTATDPRAADRRTPPGPPVRRTPSLLVQLIRDRLSLVTSAADEYGDAVRIAIGPKTLYLFNHPDHAKHVLADNADNYTKGIGLMQAKRVLGDGLLTSDGDLWRAQRRVIAPVFQTKRLASQAEVVADEAGALVARLRAHIGHGPVNILHELTDLTIRVLSRTLLDADLGGFPTLGRSFEAVQDQAMFEMVSLNMIPSWVPLPKQVRFKRARKDLQGAVDWLVRHRDANPTDGDDVLARLIESTRGEADPAVGRRRMRDELITLLLAGHETTASTLGWSFHLAGRHPEVWERLHREAVEVLGDGPPRYEDLHRLTYTAAVLQESVRLYPPVWILTRIARADDVIGGYHVPAGSDVLICPYTLHRHPDYWPRPEVFDPDRFDRDRSAARPRYSYIPFGAGPRFCVGNNLGLLEATFVLAMVARDLRLVQEPGHKVAAEPMLSLRLRGGLPVTVHAAR
- a CDS encoding DUF1702 family protein, whose product is MASIAGRARRRVLTPNMSETHLAVRGFPEKDQASREALEAAGGTFLTGFGYAAEAASVDEAERNLDTVESPLRGFAYEGAGMAYAIRDGLPFGHHHHVADFLAGPAEPHTYMTCVGVGWALAKVPRSRWAATTGGVTDRMLRWLVHDGYGFHQAYFETDKYVRRQFREQDFGWPADGPAWYAARAIDQGIGRALWFVGGSDVTIVANMVDRFDADRRPDLFAGVGLAATYAGGADEGELRSLVERAGDCRPQLAQGSAFAASARVIADLTTPYTGLATRVLCGVTPERADRICQETKPGGDADDGTPAYEVWRQRIAAVLISTARSEP
- a CDS encoding MFS transporter; the protein is MTVDETHRGTAGARQWAGLAVLTLAVLMVTFDMFVLLLALPGLSADLRPSAVEQLWILDVYGFVVAGFLVTMGMLGDRIGRRKLLVIGAACFAVASLASAFATSPAMLIALRALLGVAGATLAPSSLALITTMFRDARQRGVAVGVWAAGFTVGAMLGPIVGGVLLAHFWWGSVFLIGVPVMVLLLVLCPVLVPEFKNPDAGRPDVASAVLSLGAMVAVTYTLKQTARYGWHPLPVVVGAAGLGLGWLFVRRQRHLADPVVDIALFRDRSFSVMLTGLLLFGVVGGVSMMFITQFLQSVSGLTPLRAAFCMVPGMVAGVIGTTVAPVLGQRIRPALLIGLGVLGVALGYVVFTWLDADSSPAVLIAGFVIIGLCQGPMLSLGVNMVVGAAPPEKAGSSSSMAQIANETGASLGVAIMGSVGAAVYVARLAPDLPAGLPGPAAAAAQESIARAVAIAPDLPPEQATALLAAAREAFADGMNVFAAVSVAVLAAVAVLVMIMLRHVPPTAQREATPEAAQEGLAAG